The stretch of DNA TTTTCTTATAAGGTCTTTACAATTGCAGTGAAAGGAATATAATTTCACCCTGCGAAAAATTTTTTGTTCTTTTAAAATGCAATAAGGTGATTTAAGGAGGAATAAAATGGCTAAAGAAAAATTTGAAAGGACCAAACCCCACAAGAACGTGGGAACTATAGGACACGTAGACCATGGTAAGACAACACTA from Desulfurobacterium atlanticum encodes:
- a CDS encoding GTP-binding protein translates to MAKEKFERTKPHKNVGTIGHVDHGKTTL